In Melopsittacus undulatus isolate bMelUnd1 chromosome 6, bMelUnd1.mat.Z, whole genome shotgun sequence, the following proteins share a genomic window:
- the KLHL24 gene encoding kelch-like protein 24, translating into MVLILGRRLNREDSGIRDSPATKRKVFEMDPKSLSGPEFFDFSSGSSHAESILQIFNEFRDSRLFTDVIICVEGREFPCHRAVLSACSSYFRAMFCNDHRESREMLVEINGILAEAMDCFLQYVYTGKVKITTENVQYLFETSSLFQISVLRDACAKFLEEQLDPCNCLGIQRFADAHSLKTLFTKCRNFALQTFEDVSQHEEFLELGKDELIDYICSDELVISKEEMVFEAVMRWVYRAVELRRPVLHELLTHVRLPLLHPNYFVQTVEVDQLIQNSPECYQLLHEARRYHILGNEMMSPRTRPRRSTGYSEVIVVVGGCERVGGFNLPYTECYDPVTGEWKSLAKLPEFTKSEYAVCALRNDILVSGGRINSRDVWIYNSQLNIWIRVASLNKGRWRHKMAVLLGKVYVVGGYDGQNRLSSVECYDSFSNRWTEVAPLKEAVSSPAVTSCVGKLFVIGGGPDDNTCSDKVQSYDPDTNTWLLRATIPIAKRCITAVSLNNLIYVAGGLTKAIYCYDPIEDYWMHVQNTFSRQENCGMSVCNGKIYILGGRRENGEATDTILCYDPATGIITGVAAMPRPVSYHGCVTIHRYNEKGFKL; encoded by the exons ATGGTACTAATATTGGGACGCAGACTGAATAGAGAGGATAGTGGGATACGAGATTCCCCTGCCACCAAGCGGAAAGTGTTTGAAATGGACCCAAAGTCGTTGTCAGGCCCTGAGTTTTTCGACTTCTCCTCGGGATCATCCCATGCCGAAAGCATTCTCCAGATCTTCAATGAATTCCGAGACAGCCGGTTGTTCACAGATGTTATTATCTGCGTGGAAGGAAGGGAGTTTCCCTGCCACCGAGCCGTTCTCTCAGCCTGCAGCAGTTACTTCAGAGCTATGTTCTGCAATGACcacagggagagcagggagatgctggtggAGATAAATGGCATTCTTGCTGAAGCTATGGATTGCTTTTTGCAGTATGTATACACGGGCAAGGTGAAAATCACTACAGAGAACGTGCAGTATCTCTTTGAAACATCAAGTCTCTTTCAGATCAGCGTTCTGCGTGACGCCTGCGCCAAGTTCCTGGAAGAACAGCTGGATCCTTGCAATTGCCTGGGCATCCAGCGCTTTGCAGATGCACACTCGCTCAAGACTCTGTTCACCAAGTGCAGAAACTTTGCCCTTCAGACATTTGAGGATGTGTCCCAGCATGAAGAATTCCTCGAGCTGGGGAAGGATGAGCTTATCGATTACATTTGCAGCGATGAATTGGTGATCAGTAAGGAGGAGATGGTGTTTGAAGCTGTCATGCGCTGGGTGTACCGGGCGGTCGAGTTGCGAAGGCCAGTGTTACATGAACTTCTGACGCATGTCAGGCTCCCGTTGTTACACCCAAACTACTTTGTTCAGACTGTGGAAGTGGACCAGCTGATTCAGAACTCCCCAGAGTGCTATCAGCTGCTGCATGAAGCCAGGCGATACCATATCCTTGGAAATGAGATGATGTCTCCCAGAACTAGGCCACGCAG ATCAACCGGTTATTCTGAGGTGATAGTTGTTGTTGGAGGCTGTGAACGAGTTGGAGGGTTCAATTTGCCATATACTGAGTGCTACGACCCTGTAACAGGAGAGTGGAAGTCACTGGCTAAACTTCCAGAGTTTACCAAGTCTGAGTATGCAGTGTGTGCCCTGCGGAATGATATTCTTGTTTCAG gtgGAAGAATCAACAGCCGGGATGTTTGGATTTATAACTCTCAACTTAACATTTGGATCAGAGTTGCCTCCTTAAATAAAGGCAGATGGCGTCATAAAATGGCTGTTCTTCTTGGTAAA GTGTATGTTGTTGGAGGATATGATGGGCAAAACCGCCTCAGCAGTGTGGAGTGTTATGATTCGTTTTCTAATCGATGGACAGAGGTGGCTCCCCTTAAAGAAGCTGTGAGCTCTCCAGCTGTCACCAGCTGTGTTGGCAAACTCTTTGTGATTGGGGGTGGTCCCGATGACAACACGTGTTCTGACAAG GTTCAGTCTTATGATCCTGATACTAATACTTGGTTGCTCCGTGCAACTATCCCCATTGCAAAAAGATGTATTACGGCTGTGTCTTTAAACAATCTGATCTATGTTGCTGGTGGGCTTACCAAAGCAATATACTGCTATGATCCAATTGAGGACTACTGGATGCATGTACAGAATACATTCAGCAGACAG GAGAACTGTGGCATGTCTGTGTGTAACGGAAAAATCTATATCCTTGGTGGAAGACGAGAAAATGGTGAAGCCACAGACACTATTCTTTGTTATGACCCTGCGACGGGCATTATCACAGGAGTAGCAGCCATGCCCAGGCCAGTATCGTATCATGGCTGTGTGACGATTCATAGATATAATGAAAAAGGCTTTAAactgtag